A stretch of the Nitratifractor salsuginis DSM 16511 genome encodes the following:
- a CDS encoding transporter substrate-binding domain-containing protein: MALILPLLAENSLHLSNQEKAFLKKHPVITVHNEMDYPPYNFYKDGKAQGLSIDYMNLLAKRLGVKVRYIHGPTWSEFIKMIKEGKLDVMLNVIYTPQRGESLHFTEPYASTRKAIFTEDLSINTMNDLMGKKVCVPKDFFIHHFLETYYPEILLKTKPSLLDCLHSVENNESDATIASYSVAKALIQREKILIRHISVLTDKRMERGLSIATGPKLKMLRDIIQKAMYTIDNRELEALSKKWLDKSPQNPDRLKAVGTQIKPYRHKRVVLMCNNPNWEPIEFAKDGNMSRMTGIAIDTLRLVENKLNVEFRNVPTRSWVESQQYLKEGKCEILPAAIATKERKEYARFTRPYLSYRLVIITRKDKPLVNNLSELADKTIARKRGSGLISRLKQLYPTMKIIETKNYLESLQKVAEGEAYATIATIPVAAYYINRFNLKNLRVAGYTEMKYRLSVAVTKKEPELLHKLDGALATINPVEKNALYNYWIGQKKLIEPFDYKKLYLALSVVLILVILLLYRHWLLKGHNKLLTKEVQKATEEVVAQRTMIREREKLAVLGEMIGVIAHQWRQPLNSLALSLQNLKYRYRDGEVDEEFIDRFVGKNLDRINFLNQTIEDFRNFFHNREGKKQFSVREAIKAIFAIYSLDLRNNGIEFRGIEGDDFELEGIKSEFQQIFLSLITNSKEALEHKKGGARWIRVILKNRQIVFEDSAGGVADEGLLNRLFEADFTTKPGGTGIGLYISKEIIEKKFGGKIRVENGEEGLRVILDFEDRNNE; the protein is encoded by the coding sequence ATTCTTCCGCTTTTGGCGGAAAACAGTTTGCACTTGAGTAATCAGGAGAAAGCATTTCTCAAAAAACATCCTGTCATTACCGTTCATAACGAAATGGATTATCCTCCCTACAATTTTTACAAGGACGGTAAAGCCCAGGGGCTCTCCATCGATTATATGAACCTCCTGGCCAAGAGACTCGGTGTGAAAGTCCGATACATCCACGGGCCAACTTGGAGTGAATTTATAAAGATGATCAAGGAGGGGAAGCTCGATGTGATGCTCAATGTCATTTATACTCCCCAACGAGGAGAATCCCTCCATTTTACTGAACCCTATGCCTCTACCCGCAAAGCGATTTTTACGGAAGATCTATCGATCAATACGATGAACGATTTAATGGGTAAGAAGGTGTGCGTTCCTAAAGATTTTTTTATCCACCATTTTCTTGAAACCTATTACCCCGAAATACTTCTCAAAACGAAACCTTCTCTTCTCGATTGCTTACACTCGGTGGAGAACAATGAGAGTGACGCTACGATTGCCAGTTATAGTGTCGCCAAAGCGCTGATTCAAAGAGAAAAGATCCTAATTCGCCATATTTCGGTTCTGACGGATAAGCGTATGGAGCGAGGATTAAGCATCGCCACAGGGCCCAAACTCAAAATGCTCAGGGATATTATCCAGAAGGCGATGTATACGATTGATAATCGGGAGCTGGAGGCTTTGTCAAAGAAATGGTTGGATAAATCTCCTCAGAATCCGGATCGGCTCAAAGCGGTGGGGACACAGATAAAACCTTATCGACATAAACGAGTGGTTTTGATGTGCAACAATCCCAATTGGGAACCGATCGAGTTTGCCAAGGACGGAAATATGAGCCGTATGACCGGAATCGCCATCGATACATTACGTCTAGTCGAAAATAAACTCAATGTGGAGTTTCGTAATGTTCCGACGCGAAGTTGGGTCGAGTCCCAACAATATCTAAAAGAGGGTAAATGCGAAATCCTGCCGGCGGCTATAGCTACCAAGGAGCGTAAAGAATATGCTCGTTTTACCCGGCCTTATCTCTCTTACCGTTTGGTGATCATCACGCGCAAGGATAAACCGCTCGTCAATAATCTCTCCGAATTGGCTGATAAGACAATTGCCCGGAAAAGGGGTTCGGGGCTCATCAGCCGGCTCAAGCAGCTCTATCCTACTATGAAAATCATCGAGACTAAAAATTATCTGGAGTCCTTGCAAAAAGTTGCCGAAGGGGAAGCTTACGCCACCATCGCCACGATACCTGTTGCTGCTTATTACATCAACCGATTCAATCTAAAGAATTTGAGAGTCGCCGGTTATACCGAGATGAAATACCGGCTCTCCGTAGCCGTCACAAAAAAGGAGCCCGAGCTTTTACACAAGTTGGATGGGGCACTGGCCACCATCAATCCGGTAGAAAAAAATGCTCTTTATAATTACTGGATCGGTCAAAAGAAATTGATTGAACCCTTTGATTATAAAAAACTCTATCTTGCTCTGAGTGTCGTTTTGATCCTGGTAATCCTTCTGCTCTATCGACATTGGTTGCTAAAGGGCCACAACAAGTTATTGACGAAGGAGGTTCAAAAGGCCACGGAGGAAGTCGTAGCTCAGCGTACAATGATCCGGGAAAGAGAGAAACTTGCGGTTCTTGGGGAGATGATCGGAGTGATCGCCCATCAGTGGCGTCAGCCGCTCAACTCCCTGGCGCTTAGCCTTCAAAACCTGAAATACCGTTACCGGGATGGGGAAGTTGATGAGGAATTTATTGATCGTTTTGTCGGGAAAAACCTGGATCGAATCAATTTCCTTAATCAGACAATCGAAGATTTCAGAAATTTTTTCCATAACAGGGAAGGGAAAAAACAATTTAGTGTCCGGGAAGCAATCAAAGCCATATTTGCTATTTATTCTCTGGATCTGAGGAATAACGGGATAGAGTTTAGGGGGATTGAAGGTGACGATTTCGAGCTCGAGGGCATCAAAAGTGAATTCCAGCAGATATTCCTCAGTTTGATTACCAATTCCAAAGAGGCGCTTGAACATAAAAAAGGCGGAGCACGATGGATTCGGGTAATATTGAAGAATCGGCAAATCGTTTTCGAAGATAGTGCCGGCGGCGTAGCAGATGAAGGGTTACTCAATCGGCTCTTTGAAGCTGATTTTACCACCAAACCGGGAGGAACGGGAATCGGACTTTATATTTCTAAAGAAATTATAGAGAAAAAATTCGGCGGGAAGATCCGAGTTGAGAATGGAGAGGAAGGGTTGCGCGTGATACTTGATTTTGAGGATAGAAACAATGAATAG